In a single window of the Salvelinus namaycush isolate Seneca chromosome 6, SaNama_1.0, whole genome shotgun sequence genome:
- the LOC120050089 gene encoding decorin-like — protein sequence MRSACLSLLLVTACWSLPFRQSGFLDFMMEDEAGSGSPEVPIDPRVDILTMPEGPKCPFRCQCHLRVVQCSDLGLKSVPDEIPADSTLLDLQNNKITEIKENDFKTLKGLQTLILVNNQITTIHPKAFIPLGKLQRLYLSKNHLKEMPANMPKSLQELRIHENEITKIKKASFEGMAQVIVMELGSNPLKSAGVEAGAFGALKKVSYIRIADTNLTEIPKGLPSSLSELHLDSNKITKVQADNLKGLKNLAKLGLSYNEISQVENGSLAMVPHLRELHLDNNALTTVPAGLPDHKYIQVIYLHSNKIGVVGTQDFCPPGYNTKKAMYSGISLFSNPVPYWEVQPITFRCVFDRSAIQLGNYRKK from the exons ATGAGGTCAGCCTGTCTCTCCCTGCTCCTGGTCACAGCGTGCTGGTCACTGCCCTTCCGCCAGTCGGGCTTCCTGGACTTCATGATGGAGGATGAGGCGGGCTCTGGCTCGCCAGAGGTGCCCATCGACCCCCGCGTGGACATCCTCACCATGCCCGAAGGACCCAAGTGCCCCTTCCGCTGCCAGTGCCACCTGCGCGTGGTGCAGTGCTCCGACTTAG GGCTGAAGAGTGTTCCAGATGAGATCCCTGCAGACAGCACCCTGCTGGACCTGCAAAACAACAAGATCACTGAGATCAAGGAGAATGACTTCAAGACTCTGAAGGGACTGCAA ACCCTGATCCTGGTGAACAACCAGATCACCACAATCCACCCCAAGGCCTTCATTCCCCTGGGCAAGCTGCAGCGCCTCTACCTCTCCAAGAACCACCTCAAGGAAATGCCCGCCAACATGCCCAAGAGCCTGCAGGAGCTTCGCATCCACGAGAACGAGATCACTAAGATCAAGAAGGCCTCCTTCGAGGGCATGGCCCAGGTCATCGTCATGG AGCTCGGCTCCAACCCCCTGAAGAGTGCAGGGGTTGAGGCTGGGGCGTTCGGGGCCCTGAAGAAGGTCTCATACATCCGCATTGCAGacaccaacctgacagagatccCCAAAG gtctgccctcctccctctccgAGCTCCACCTGGACAGCAACAAGATCACCAAGGTGCAGGCGGACAACCTGAAGGGCCTCAAGAACCTGGCTAA GCTGGGTCTAAGCTACAATGAGATCAGCCAGGTGGAGAACGGTTCTCTGGCCATGGTTCCTCACCTCAGAGAGCTTCACCTGGACAACAATGCCCTCACCACCGTGCCTGCAGGCCTGCCTGACCACAAGTACATCCAG GTGATCTACCTCCACAGCAACAAGATAGGGGTGGTGGGCACCCAGGACTTCTGCCCACCAGGCTACAATACCAAGAAGGCCATGTACTCTGGCATCAGCCTGTTCTCCAACCCCGTCCCTTACTGGGAGGTGCAGCCCATCACCTTCCGCTGTGTGTTCGACCGCTCCGCCATCCAGCTGGGCAACTACAGGAAGAAGTAG